From the genome of Raphanus sativus cultivar WK10039 unplaced genomic scaffold, ASM80110v3 Scaffold1305, whole genome shotgun sequence, one region includes:
- the LOC130504020 gene encoding putative pentatricopeptide repeat-containing protein At1g28020 yields MMSHNLQHHARSILTHSSRTLLFCSYSNGTLPSSPRHNTTTLQSRIEAASEHKTAITRVLEHWRRQQKGKQINPSMVRVLVEELRDSQRFRQALEVSDWMIEHKLCNLIPEDFTARFCLIENVLGLREAEKFFESVPESQRGEAIYTALLNCYTVKKDLVKAEGTFKKMREIGLLLKPLPYNSMMSLYLSVRKRDKVDEIMQEMKENNVAFDSLTVNTALRVYASVSDLLAMEKLLSVWEDTVKMHCLTSLDMAKTYLRHGNKEKAREMLLRTEEDQIDPESYPELLTLYGEAGEREDVYRIWDLYKMTEEQDNDGFRALFGSLLKLDDLNGAEEIYYNEWDDSGLEFDVRIPTMLASGYRKNGQVKKADKLMIKTIRNEKMVRPIGPLLEEWGKKGNLVEPSYMRGLIKDLCDSKQYPKALEASTWVSERKLFDLFPEDYAARLHLIDNVLGLEQAEKFFNSSIPENMKNYSVYSTLLTTYTRSAKTVDKAEATFERMSELGFLLNSTPFNSMISLYSEIRKRSKVMKLLEKMKEKNIEPDNVTMNNVLRVNAYVSAMECMEKYKREWEEELRLEVRTLDAMAKAYETEGSTLKAIEITSSKKEVYRLWNEYKKDNVGKMSNEGYRSVIRSLLKLGDVQGAQDIFNEWEPERYEFDSRIPSLLISRYCEEEKYNEVKTRDVMKLSRKKRRGLQFELFKDVCVLFTATSFGVGFVPCMVWLCGGETITIWGSLGVVVTGIVLAVTNSF; encoded by the coding sequence ATGATGTCGCATAATCTCCAGCACCACGCTCGGAGTATCCTCACTCACAGTAGCAGGACTCTATTATTCTGCTCCTACTCAAACGGAACCCTACCGTCTTCTCCAAGGCACAACACTACTACTCTGCAGAGTCGTATCGAAGCCGCTTCAGAACACAAAACAGCAATCACTAGGGTTCTTGAACATTGGAGACGTCAACAAAAAGGTAAACAAATAAACCCTTCGATGGTGAGAGTACTCGTAGAGGAGCTTAGAGATTCGCAACGCTTTCGTCAAGCCCTAGAGGTATCAGACTGGATGATTGAGCATAAGCTATGTAACCTCATCCCTGAAGACTTCACAGCTAGATTTTGTCTTATAGAGAACGTGTTGGGGTTGAGAGAAGCTGAGAAGTTCTTTGAGAGCGTCCCGGAGAGCCAGAGAGGTGAGGCAATCTACACCGCTTTGTTGAACTGTTACACTGTGAAGAAAGATCTTGTTAAAGCTGAAGGTACTTTCAAGAAGATGAGGGAGATTGGTTTGCTCTTGAAACCTTTGCCTTACAACTCGATGATGTCTCTCTACTTATCTGTCCGGAAGAGAGACAAGGTCGATGAGATCATGCAAGAGATGAAGGAGAACAACGTTGCGTTCGATAGTCTCACCGTGAACACAGCTCTGCGTGTGTATGCTTCTGTGTCTGACTTGTTGGCTATGGAGAAGCTTCTTTCTGTTTGGGAAGACACTGTAAAGATGCACTGTCTCACGTCACTTGACATGGCAAAGACTTATCTAAGACATGGTAACAAGGAGAAGGCGAGAGAGATGCTTCTTAGAACAGAGGAGGACCAGATAGATCCTGAGTCCTATCCTGAACTCTTGACGCTATATGGTGAAGCTGGAGAGAGAGAAGACGTTTACCGTATATGGGACTTGTACAAGATGACAGAAGAGCAGGACAATGATGGGTTTAGAGCTTTGTTTGGATCTCTCTTGAAGCTTGATGATCTCAATGGAGCAGAAGAGATTTACTACAATGAGTGGGATGACTCTGGTCTTGAGTTTGATGTCCGAATCCCAACCATGTTGGCTTCTGGTTACCGCAAAAACGGACAGGTTAAGAAGGCAGATAAGCTCATGATCAAGACTATAAGGAATGAAAAAATGGTTAGACCTATTGGTCCATTGCTGGAGGAATGGGGTAAGAAAGGGAACCTAGTGGAGCCTTCCTACATGAGAGGTCTCATTAAGGATCTTTGTGACTCAAAACAATACCCTAAAGCACTTGAGGCATCAACATGGGTGAGTGAGAGAAAGTTGTTTGATCTTTTCCCTGAGGACTATGCAGCTAGGCTTCATCTCATTGACAATGTATTGGGCTTAGAACAAGCAGAGAAGTTTTTCAATAGCAGCATCCCTGAGAACATGAAGAACTACTCGGTCTACTCTACACTCTTAACCACATACACAAGATCAGCCAAAACTGTGGATAAAGCAGAAGCCACTTTCGAGAGGATGAGTGAGCTAGGGTTCCTCTTAAACTCCACACCATTCAACTCAATGATATCTCTCTACAGTGAGATAAGAAAAAGAAGCAAGGTCATGAAGCTTCTTGAaaagatgaaggagaagaacaTAGAGCCGGATAATGTCACAATGAACAACGTTTTGAGAGTAAACGCATATGTATCAGCCATGGAGTGCATGGAGAAGTATAAGAGAGAATGGGAAGAAGAGCTCAGACTTGAAGTGAGGACGTTGGACGCAATGGCAAAGGCTTACGAAACAGAAGGGTCAACGTTAAAGGCTATAGAGATAACATCGAGTAAAAAAGAAGTGTACCGTTTATGGAATGAGTACAAGAAAGATAACGTGGGTAAGATGAGTAACGAAGGGTATCGAAGTGTGATTAGGTCTTTGTTGAAGCTTGGTGATGTACAAGGAGCACAAGATATATTCAACGAGTGGGAGCCAGAGAGATACGAGTTTGATTCTAGGATTCCGAGTTTGCTGATCTCTCGTTATTGCGAGGAGGAGAAGTATAATGAGGTTAAGACAAGGGATGTAATGAAGTTGAgtaggaagaagaggagagggTTACAGTTTGAGTTGTTTAAGGATGTGTGTGTTCTGTTTACGGCTACTTCGTTTGGGGTTGGATTTGTTCCATGCATGGTATGGCTTTGTGGAGGAGAGACCATTACTATTTGGGGCTCTCTAGGGGTAGTAGTTACTGGTATTGTTTTAGCAGTTACAAATTCATTTTGA
- the LOC130504022 gene encoding PRA1 family protein A3-like has protein sequence MDWDSVAAEDVIEALREVEWSTRPRSLAEFFSRFAFPRSFSKWMSRLKCNLYYYRTNYFILFILVLGLALITRPLAILGAPLTALSLAFLNDSFAATFNEKMIRTIRHFSPHLAAKMRPPHMPVIRGRSAVRKKVYVCGKPRLVFVLLGLTASFVLWFTSCGLLWVLYAFATALLMIILHASLRTPNLKARLNTFREEFRAVWRNYSEL, from the exons atggATTGGGATAGCGTAGCTGCTGAGGATGTGATCGAAGCGCTAAGAGAGGTTGAGTGGTCGACGCGTCCTCGTTCCTTAGCCGAGTTCTTCTCCAGATTCGCCTTCCCTCGCTCTTTCTCTAAGTGGATGAGTCGTCTCAAATGCAATCTATACTA CTATAGGACGAATTACTTCATACTGTTTATTCTCGTTCTGG GTCTTGCACTTATCACGAGACCTCTGGCCATTCTTGGTGCTCCTCTTACTGCCCTAAGCTTAGCTTTCCTTAACGACAG CTTTGCAGCTACTTTTAATGAGAAGATGATCCGGACCATTAGGCATTTTTCACCACATTTAGCTGCAAAGATGAGACCTCCCCACAT GCCCGTCATTCGTGGGCGATCTGCAGTTAGAAAGAAGGTTTACGTTTGTGGCAAACCACGTTTGGTATTTGTCTTGCTTGGATTAACCG CCAGCTTTGTCTTGTGGTTTACTTCCTGCGGTTTGTTATGGGTCCTCTATGCATTTGCCACTGCCCTTCTCA TGATCATTCTTCACGCAAGCCTGAGAACTCCAAACCTCAAGGCACGCCTGAACACATTCCGTGAAGAATTCAGGGCTGTCTGGCGTAACTACAGTGAACTTTAA